The Prevotella sp. E2-28 genome includes the window TGGATACGAAGAGTATCGACTACTATCAGACGGAGACACCCTTTAAGAAGGACTATTTCCAGTTGTTCCCCTCGCTCTTCCTGAACTATGAGCTGACACCTACCTCACAGCTTCAGCTCAACGTTACCCGTCGCTTGCGTCGTCCTTGGGGTGGACAGCTCAACTCGTTCAAGAATACGCGTGATGCCTCGATGATAGAGTTTGGTAACCCCGAGCTCACGCCTGAGTTTACCAATGCCTTCTCGCTGAACTACCTGAAGACATGGGCTGCCCACACGCTGTCTGTAGGTACCTACTATCGCCCCACCACTGATGTGATGCAGCGCATCCGCTATCAGGGCCTCTACGAGGGACAGAATGTGATGTATATGACCAACCTCAACGTGGCTAAGAGTCAGAGTGCAGGTGCCGAGGTAATTCTGAAAGATAAGTTCTTCCGCATCCTCGACCTCACCACCACGCTGAATGCTTATTATTATAAACTTGACGGTTTCTCTACTGTTGTAGAGAATCAGACCGTAACGGGTGAGGGCAACGAGAACTTCGCATGGGATGCCCGTGTGCTGGCCAGCGTTATCCTGCCTTACAGCATCTCTGTACAGGCTACGGGCAACTATCGCTCACGTTCGGTTATCACACAGGGTTATCGTAAGGCTAACGGTTCGCTCGACCTTGGCCTGCGTAAGACCTTCCTCAATAAGACCTTTGCATTGGCGCTCAACTGGCGCGACGTGTTTAATACTCGTCAGTTCGAGAACTATACCGAGGGTCCAACCTTCTGGCGTCACCAGAAGAACTTCCGTGATCCACGTATCAATCTGCAACTGACGTGGAACTTTGGTAATATGACAAGAAAGAAGACCGACCGCAATCGTGAGGATGGCCAGGGTGTCAATGATGAAGAGAACACCTTTGGCGGCAACGGAGGCGGTGGCTTCGAAGAGTAAACAGTTTATATTTTTTAATGAAAACATTTGAAAAATTAGGCGTGAGCGTAGAGATACGCCGAGCCATTGAAGAAATGGGATTCGTACAGCCAATGCCTGTACAGGAAGAAGTAATCCCAAGACTACTGACTAGTGAAAAAGACATGATTGCCCTGGCGCAGACGGGAACAGGAAAAACAGCCTCGTTTGGCATCCCCTTGCTGATGCGTCTTGATTTGAGCAACAGGGATACGCAGGCTCTGGTACTTTCTCCTACACGTGAGTTGTGCTTGCAAATTGCCGACGACCTGCGTGATTTCTCAAAATATATGGAGGGTGTTCATGTGGAGGCTGTCTATGGCGGTGCTGCCATTGAACAGCAGATTCGTGCCTTGAAAAAGGGGGCTCAGGTCATTGTGGCTACCCCTGGTCGTTTGATTGACCTGAAGAACCGTGGTTATGCGATATTGGATCATGTGAGCAATATTGTGCTCGATGAGGCTGACGAGATGCTGAACATGGGCTTCTCGGATGCTATCAATGAGATTTTCGAGTCGCTGCCAGCAGATCATGCTACGTTGATGTTCTCTGCCACGATGAGTCGTGAGGTGGAGCGCGTCGCAAAGAAATACCTGACAGACTATGAAGAAGTGGTGGTAGGCTCGCGTAACGAGGGTGCCGAGAATGTAAACCATATCTACTATATGGTGCAGGCAAAGGATAAGTATCTGGCCTTAAAGCGCATTGTAGATTATTATCCCAAGATATTTGCTATTATCTTCTGTCGCACCAAGTTGGAGACGCAGGAGATTGCCGATAAGCTGATTCGCGATGGCTATAATGCAGAGTCACTTCATGGCGACCTCTCGCAGCAGCAGCGCGACCTCACCATGCAGAAGTTCCGCCAGCACCTGACGCAACTTTTGGTGGCTACTGATGTGGCTGCCCGTGGTCTGGATGTGGACGACTTGACGCATGTGATTAACTTCGGTTTGCCCGACGACATTGAGAACTATACTCACCGTTCTGGCCGTACAGGTCGTGCCGGTAAGAAAGGTACCAGCATCTCTATTGTGCACTCAAAAGAGAAGCATAAGATTCGTAACATCGAGAAGGAGATTGGTAAGGCTTTCGTAGAAACACCCATCCCATCAGCAGAGGAAATCTGTAAGAAGCAGCTCTACAAGGTGATGGATCAGATTGTGAAGACCGACGTTAATGACGATGAGATTGCGCCTTTCATGCAGGATATCAGTCGCTACTTCGAATTCATTGACAAGGAGGAAATCATCAAGAAGATTGTTTCCCTTGAGTTTGGTAAATTCCTGGCTTACTATGCTGATGCACCTGAAATCGAGAAGGTGGAAAGTGGTAAGAGAAAAGAGGAAAGAGGTCAGAGCGATCGCGAAAAGCGCATGAACAAGGCTCAGAAGGGCTTCAAGCGCCTCTTCATCAACCTTGGTAAGAAGGATGGCTTCTTCCCTGGCGTGCTGATGCAGACCTTGAACCGCTATGTAGGTGGTCGTCAGGAGGTAGGTCATATCGACTTGCTCGACACCATCTCTTATTTCGAGGTGCCTGAGAAAGATGCCCGTAAGGTGATGAGTCAGCTCACAGGCATTCGTTATAAAGGTCGTACCGTGCGTTGTAACGCCGAGGATGACAAACTGGCAAATGCCATGCCAGGCAAGCAAAATAAGAGTTCACAAATTTCACAAGGCTCAAAAAAACGCGGTTCCAATGATAATCAGGAATGGGTGCCTGCCAAGAAGAAAATGAAGAAAGACGACTGGCGCTCATTGATGAATGCACCTCGCGTAGATTTCAAGGGCGAAGAGCCCGACTTCAGCGAAGAGGGTTGGGCGCGTAGAAAACCGAAGAAAAGAAAATGAAAAAAAATAAAGTCCGAAAAATTGCAGGTTCGGAATCTTTTGTGTAAGTGAGATGTATGCTTGGATGGAGGGTAAGCTTGATCCCTTGGCATCTATCCGGAATATTTCTGTTGCCGGTACTAAGGCTGTTAAGATTATTCGTAACGGCAAAGTATTGATCTTCAAAAATGGACAGAACTACAATGTTCTTGGTGCCAAGGTGAAGTAAACCATCAGAATAAAGAAAAAGCTCCTCCTTTGCCTTTTTGTGTAGCAATCAGTAAAATGACGAGGAGCGATATACGAAAAAATCCCAAGGCTTTGCGAGAGCCTTGGGATTTATGTTTGTGAATGGCAGTAGCTGGCTCTCTGAAGTTTGCGGTGATACTCCTTTTTATGCTGTCCTTTATTTATGACCGAATTATCTTTTCGGTCCTAATTAGTTATTGCTGACTTAAACAAATATTTTTGACTTTAATTTGGAAGTAAAACAATGAATATATGTTAAAACAGAAAATTTATCTACAAAAAATCATTGTATATCTATTTTTTTCTTTTTACCTTTGCAAACAGAAACAAAGACGTGAGCTTAATGGATAACTTGATACAGAGGAACACCGTGTAATCTGTTTTCATCGCACC containing:
- a CDS encoding DEAD/DEAH box helicase, whose protein sequence is MKTFEKLGVSVEIRRAIEEMGFVQPMPVQEEVIPRLLTSEKDMIALAQTGTGKTASFGIPLLMRLDLSNRDTQALVLSPTRELCLQIADDLRDFSKYMEGVHVEAVYGGAAIEQQIRALKKGAQVIVATPGRLIDLKNRGYAILDHVSNIVLDEADEMLNMGFSDAINEIFESLPADHATLMFSATMSREVERVAKKYLTDYEEVVVGSRNEGAENVNHIYYMVQAKDKYLALKRIVDYYPKIFAIIFCRTKLETQEIADKLIRDGYNAESLHGDLSQQQRDLTMQKFRQHLTQLLVATDVAARGLDVDDLTHVINFGLPDDIENYTHRSGRTGRAGKKGTSISIVHSKEKHKIRNIEKEIGKAFVETPIPSAEEICKKQLYKVMDQIVKTDVNDDEIAPFMQDISRYFEFIDKEEIIKKIVSLEFGKFLAYYADAPEIEKVESGKRKEERGQSDREKRMNKAQKGFKRLFINLGKKDGFFPGVLMQTLNRYVGGRQEVGHIDLLDTISYFEVPEKDARKVMSQLTGIRYKGRTVRCNAEDDKLANAMPGKQNKSSQISQGSKKRGSNDNQEWVPAKKKMKKDDWRSLMNAPRVDFKGEEPDFSEEGWARRKPKKRK